In Oceanidesulfovibrio indonesiensis, the sequence TGTCCGTTCCGAGTGGTCCAAACCATACTCCTGCCGGTCGCATCTGCTACCCGAAAACGGCGCAGGACGCCACCCCCTTTTCATACCCCGTTGGAGCGAAACCAGAGGGTCGGCCGTGCTTACGCGTCATCGTAAAAGAACTGCGAAAGCCGTTTGACACGGCTCGTTTTTTCGTCAAAGACCGAGCGGGTCGGCCATTCCATTATTGAAAGGCGTGCTTGTGCAACAACGCGCCCCCGGCGCGAAACCGCCAAAGGAGGCATCGTGGCCCCGGACAATCACACCAGGGAAATCGCCGCGCGGCTGAAGGGCCTGCGCGACGCCCTCGACATCAGCATAGAGGACCTCGCCGCCCGCACCGGCTACGGCGTCGACGAAGCCCGCTCTTACGAAGAAGGCGAGACAGATATCCCGGTCAGCTATCTTTTCGAGGTCGCAAAGACCTGTAATGTGGACCTTACCGCCCTGCTCACCGGCGACGAAGCCCACCTGAAAAGCTATAGTCTGGTCCGCGCCGGCCAGGGCCTTTCCGTGGAACGCCGCAAGGCCTACCACTACAAGTCACTCGCCTACCGTTTCTTCCGCAACTCCATGGAACCATTCATCGTGACCGTGCCCTATGCGGATGATGCCGAGCGCTCTTTCAACAGCCATCCGGGTGAGGAGTTCATCTACATGCTCGAAGGCAAGCTCGAGATCGTGCTGGACGACGACGTCCTGATCATGGAGCCGCACGACTGCCTGTACTTCGACTCCAAGACCCCGCACGCCCTGCGCGCTCTTGACGGCAAGGACGCCATGTTCCTCGACGTGATCATTTAATGCATTCCCGTCTTGGAACAAGGCTCCCATCTGAAACGATTTTCAGGCGTATCAGATAAATACATAAGAGCTCTCAACCATTTTCAAGCGTAAGATGCTCTAAAGGAGAACTCGTGCTGCTCGATTCCGT encodes:
- a CDS encoding helix-turn-helix domain-containing protein, translated to MAPDNHTREIAARLKGLRDALDISIEDLAARTGYGVDEARSYEEGETDIPVSYLFEVAKTCNVDLTALLTGDEAHLKSYSLVRAGQGLSVERRKAYHYKSLAYRFFRNSMEPFIVTVPYADDAERSFNSHPGEEFIYMLEGKLEIVLDDDVLIMEPHDCLYFDSKTPHALRALDGKDAMFLDVII